A window of the Falco rusticolus isolate bFalRus1 chromosome 1, bFalRus1.pri, whole genome shotgun sequence genome harbors these coding sequences:
- the ZNF750 gene encoding zinc finger protein 750, translating to MSLLKERKPKKPHYIPRPPGKPFKYKCFQCPFTCNEKSHLFNHMKYGLCKNSITLVSEQDRVIKCPKTSSLEPKQINQLESTVKPTSSKSVTNGLSNLDSKPQYPFAKEDAKENVELQNQATSTAIQGQKPVMQKELNPASTTAESAISMQPLLDSIVRPSAFVPVGEHRDSKGPETSEVSDIVSLSNKSSPFHTKSAFHAPSHPWKAGSPFLPEFPHKVAPTKGFGSISPYMQPMIPEYSPHFYEHRLAIYTPYLLPGNSECESSALSVYGTQDQRHFLPHPGPLPKPINPSAYEHYRLFQQYHSTPPIPYGFCRPTDPFYRFSHVAGINRDQNSHLMEETTLLYPASLSPSQQYPLSSHKKQADYEKEMTLLHAKSHSKDDQNERENAKMSPLAGSAATGSPGRPSPTNFTQTSHACEGLFDLSNKSSSTSLGKYDQPEENFTAFKPVRKSTDQPTPLQSVQTQQDRGDSPTSINVTDEDSHTQNESHNNEGSLSNTEDDTGIVPLNLSKKADTNTGPTHEHAYKTTPKTESQNFLELQDMPLNLSVKDSCNTVSLKPSFHSPSHDNGAATSPNTENETSGADACNPKNPVNGACDKSSFTAHHNEAQDLRIIDSCDEQKQTAAVALCQLAAYSPSKARMDNEGQSPQDDNASCTEPTLNSSDTQDTQCNQKVKGQKRTNQKESAKSQQGTKRVRPNDCSRVFTLRKRTRIS from the exons atgagtctGCTCAAAGAACGTAAACCAAAGAAGCCTCATTATATCCCAAGACCACCAGGAAAGCCATTTAAGTACAAGTGTTTTCAGTGCCCCTTCACTTGCAATGAGAAATCCCATCTTTTCAACCACATGAAGTATGGCCTCTGCAAGAACTCAATTACTTTAGTATCGGAGCAGGATCGCGTTATCAAGTGTCCAAAGACCAGTTCTTTGGAGCCCAAACAGATCAATCAGCTTGAATCTACAGTCAAGCCAACTTCTTCCAAATCTGTCACAAACGGACTGTCAAATCTCGATTCAAAGCCTCAATATCCTTTTGCAAAAGAAGATGCCAAGGAAAATGTTGAATTACAAAACCAGGCAACAAGCACAGCAATTCAAGGACAAAAACCTGTGATGCAGAAGGAATTAAACCCTGCCAGCACTACAGCAGAAAGCGCCATCAGCATGCAGCCTCTTTTGGACAGCATCGTGAGGCCCTCGGCTTTCGTTCCTGTAGGAGAACACAGAGATAGTAAAGGCCCAGAAACTAGTGAAGTATCTGACATTGTATCACTCTCTAACAAAAGTTCACCTTTTCACACCAAGTCTGCGTTCCATGCACCAAGTCACCCATGGAAAGCAGgttctcctttcctcccagaGTTTCCACATAAAGTTGCTCCTACAAAAGGCTTTGGTTCCATTTCACCTTACATGCAACCAATGATTCCTGAGTACTCGCCCCATTTTTATGAGCATAGGCTGGCTATCTACACACCTTACTTGCTTCCAGGTAATTCAGAGTGTGAAAGCTCTGCTCTGTCTGTCTATGGCACACAAGATCAAAGACACTTTCTTCCCCACCCTGGCCCGCTTCCAAAACCCATAAATCCATCAGCGTATGAACACTATCGATTGTTCCAACAATATCATTCCACTCCTCCGATACCATATGGATTTTGTAGGCCAACAGATCCTTTTTACAGATTTTCACATGTAGCTGGTATTAACAGAGATCAAAATTCTCATCTAATGGAAGAAACTACCTTGCTGTATCCAGCTTCTTTAAGCCCATCCCAACAATACCCTCTAAGTTCACATAAAAAACAAGCAgattatgaaaaagaaatgacatTATTGCATGCCAAAAGTCATTCCAAAGATGACCAAAATGAAAGAGAGAATGCTAAAATGAGCCCTCTCGCAGGAAGCGCGGCAACAGGCTCCCCTGGCAGACCCAGCCCAACCAACTTCACCCAGACAAGCCATGCATGCGAAGGCTTATTTGACCTCTCTAACAAGTCATCTTCCACGTCGCTTGGCAAGTACGATCAACCAGAAGAAAACTTCACAGCTTTTAAACCTGTGAGAAAAAGCACTGATCAACCAACTCCGCTTCAAAGTGTGCAGACACAGCAAGACAGAGGAGATTCACCTACCag cattaaCGTCACTGATGAAGATTCACACACACAGAACGAAAGCCATAACAATGAAGGTTCACTGTCCAACACAGAAGACGACACAGGGATAGTTCCCCTTAATCTTTCAAAAAAGGCTGATACAAACACAGGACCTACACATGAGCATGCATACAAAACGACACCCAAAACAGAAAGTCAGAACTTCCTGGAATTGCAAGACATGCCTCTGAACCTCTCGGTAAAAGATTCCTGTAACACAGTAAGCCTAAAACCATCATTCCACAGTCCATCTCATGATAATGGTGCTGCTACTTCTCCAAACACCGAAAATGAAACCTCCGGAGCAGATGCATGTAACCCCAAGAACCCTGTTAACGGTGCCTGTGACAAATCTTCTTTCACAGCTCACCATAATGAAGCTCAAGACTTAAGAATAATTGACAGCTGTgatgaacagaaacaaacagcagctgtaGCCCTCTGTCAGCTAGCTGCGTACAGCCCAAGCAAAGCTAGAATGGACAACGAAGGGCAGAGTCCTCAGGACGATAATGCTTCGTGTACAGAACCTACTCTTAATTCTTCTGATACTCAGGATACTCAGTGCAATCAAAAagtaaaaggacaaaaaaggaCAAATCAGAAAGAATCAGCAAAATCACAGCAAGGTACTAAAAGAGTAAGGCCAAATGACTGTAGCAGAGTCTTCACTTTAAGGAAGAGAACAAGAATATCTTAA